A genomic segment from Myxococcota bacterium encodes:
- a CDS encoding mechanosensitive ion channel family protein: MSESLQTWLDAHSSLAQLVYVASLLLAAVAVYWITRAILALIIRSWAAASETLWDDALVDARVFGRIAHLPPALVVYYGVQFVPGLHATLALLIQRVAFSVLIAVATLATTAFLSAANSIYASVPENRTKPIKGYLQVLGILLYLIAGLLIVATLMDRSPLLFLSGIGAMTAVLLLVFRDTILSLVASVQLTSNDMIHVGDWIEMPKFGADGDVIDVALHTVKVQNWDKTITTIPTHALIAESFKNWRGMQDAGGRRIKRAIHVDLSTVRFLEDDEIDAFGRWELLGDYIARKRRELGEHNARVGGSGDATSGARRLTNVGTFRAYVERYLRAHPGVHADMTLLVRHQQPTELGLPIEIYCFTNTTEWAAYEGIQADIFDHVLSIVPQFGLRTFQSPAGADVAGLVERARAGASPAPAGADA, translated from the coding sequence CGTCGCGGTCTACTGGATCACGCGCGCGATCCTGGCGCTGATCATCCGCAGCTGGGCCGCCGCGAGCGAGACGCTGTGGGACGACGCGCTCGTCGACGCGCGCGTCTTCGGTCGCATCGCGCACCTCCCGCCCGCGCTCGTCGTCTACTACGGCGTCCAGTTCGTCCCCGGCCTGCACGCGACGCTGGCGCTGCTGATCCAGCGCGTCGCGTTCTCCGTCCTGATCGCCGTCGCGACGCTCGCGACGACGGCCTTCCTCTCCGCCGCGAACTCGATCTACGCGAGCGTGCCGGAGAACCGGACGAAGCCGATCAAGGGCTACCTGCAGGTGCTGGGCATCCTGCTCTACCTGATCGCCGGGCTGCTCATCGTCGCGACGTTGATGGACCGCTCTCCGCTGCTCTTCCTGTCGGGCATCGGCGCGATGACGGCCGTCCTCCTGCTCGTCTTCCGCGACACGATCCTCTCGCTCGTCGCGTCGGTCCAGCTCACGAGCAACGACATGATCCACGTCGGCGACTGGATCGAGATGCCGAAGTTCGGCGCCGACGGCGACGTGATCGACGTCGCGCTGCACACCGTCAAGGTCCAGAACTGGGACAAGACGATCACGACGATCCCGACGCACGCCCTGATCGCCGAGTCCTTCAAGAACTGGCGCGGAATGCAGGACGCGGGCGGTCGCCGCATCAAGCGCGCGATCCACGTCGACCTCTCGACCGTGCGCTTCCTGGAGGACGACGAGATCGACGCGTTCGGGCGCTGGGAGCTGCTCGGCGACTACATCGCGCGCAAGCGGCGCGAGCTCGGCGAGCACAACGCCCGCGTCGGCGGCTCGGGCGACGCGACGAGCGGCGCGCGCCGGCTCACGAACGTCGGGACGTTCCGCGCCTACGTGGAGCGCTACCTGCGCGCGCACCCCGGCGTGCACGCGGACATGACGCTGCTCGTCCGCCACCAGCAGCCGACGGAGCTCGGGCTCCCGATCGAGATCTACTGCTTCACGAACACGACCGAGTGGGCGGCCTACGAAGGCATCCAGGCCGACATCTTCGACCACGTGCTCTCGATCGTGCCGCAGTTCGGGCTGCGCACGTTCCAGAGCCCCGCCGGTGCGGACGTCGCCGGGCTCGTCGAGCGGGCCCGCGCAGGCGCGTCGCCGGCGCCCGCAGGAGCGGACGCATGA
- a CDS encoding SDR family NAD(P)-dependent oxidoreductase, giving the protein MTLPNLEGRVAVVTGASRGIGAALASVFAQRGLRLGLCARGEPALPGGDRVVAARVDVRDERAVETFARDVVERFGRIDLWVNNAGVLEPIAPARDVEVEAFRAHIDTNLVGVFLGTRTFVRHVRARGGEGVLINVSSGAAWSAYAGWAAYCAGKAAVERLTEVVALEEAEHGLRAYSVAPGVVDTQMQEQIRASSAEAFPMLERFLAMKRDDAFNSPEFVAEQFLAIAFDPDARPAEVAHRIPFE; this is encoded by the coding sequence ATGACCCTGCCGAACCTCGAGGGACGAGTGGCCGTGGTGACGGGTGCGAGCCGCGGCATCGGCGCGGCCCTCGCCTCGGTGTTCGCGCAGCGAGGTCTGCGGCTCGGCCTGTGCGCGCGCGGCGAGCCCGCGCTCCCCGGCGGCGATCGCGTCGTCGCCGCTCGCGTCGACGTGCGCGACGAGCGCGCCGTCGAGACGTTCGCGCGCGACGTCGTCGAGCGCTTCGGGCGGATCGATCTGTGGGTGAACAATGCCGGTGTGCTCGAGCCGATCGCGCCCGCGCGCGACGTCGAGGTCGAGGCGTTTCGCGCGCACATCGACACGAATCTCGTCGGCGTCTTCCTCGGGACGCGCACGTTCGTGCGCCACGTTCGCGCGCGCGGCGGCGAGGGCGTTCTGATCAACGTCTCGTCGGGCGCGGCGTGGAGCGCCTACGCCGGGTGGGCCGCCTACTGTGCGGGCAAGGCCGCGGTCGAGCGCCTGACGGAGGTCGTCGCCCTCGAGGAGGCCGAGCACGGGCTGCGCGCGTACTCGGTGGCGCCGGGCGTCGTCGACACGCAGATGCAGGAGCAGATCCGCGCGTCGAGCGCCGAGGCGTTCCCGATGCTCGAGCGCTTCCTCGCGATGAAGCGCGACGATGCGTTCAACTCGCCCGAGTTCGTCGCGGAGCAGTTCCTCGCGATCGCGTTCGACCCGGACGCGCGCCCGGCCGAGGTCGCCCACCGCATTCCGTTCGAGTGA
- a CDS encoding protein phosphatase 2C domain-containing protein: MFEAPDGSFLLVVADGMGGHRGGATASRIAVDAVGEALDADAGRRPADALAEALVLAVRAANARVHAESLRDPTLQGMGTTLVALLARPDGRAAVAHVGDSRAYRLRAGAAAIERVTEDHSVVGELQRRGLLTAEEAETHPRRNEILRSVGVDAEVEVDALELALAPGDRVLLCSDGLCGVISDAEIEVLAARAPASQAVDALVAAANAAGGPDNVTVQIAVAHAASAGMGDAAAIARTDGERALTGAGADAGADPTGRASRASAPASVAATVALVALVAALLAFAWALWH; this comes from the coding sequence GTGTTCGAGGCGCCCGACGGCTCGTTCCTGCTCGTCGTCGCCGACGGCATGGGCGGCCACCGCGGCGGCGCCACGGCGAGCCGGATCGCCGTCGACGCCGTCGGCGAGGCGCTCGACGCGGACGCGGGGCGCCGACCCGCCGACGCCCTCGCCGAAGCGCTCGTCCTCGCGGTTCGCGCGGCCAACGCGCGCGTCCACGCGGAATCCCTCCGCGACCCGACGCTCCAGGGCATGGGCACGACCCTCGTCGCACTCCTCGCGCGTCCGGACGGGCGTGCCGCGGTCGCGCACGTGGGCGACAGCCGCGCCTACCGGCTGCGCGCGGGAGCGGCCGCAATCGAGCGCGTGACGGAGGACCACTCGGTCGTCGGCGAGCTGCAGCGGCGCGGGCTCCTGACGGCCGAGGAGGCCGAGACCCATCCGCGACGCAACGAGATCCTGCGCTCGGTCGGCGTCGACGCCGAGGTCGAGGTCGACGCGCTCGAGCTCGCGCTCGCACCGGGCGACCGCGTGCTCCTCTGCTCGGACGGCCTCTGCGGTGTCATCAGCGACGCGGAGATCGAGGTGCTCGCGGCGCGCGCGCCGGCATCGCAGGCGGTCGACGCGCTGGTCGCCGCCGCGAACGCCGCGGGCGGGCCCGACAACGTGACGGTGCAGATCGCCGTCGCGCACGCCGCGAGCGCCGGGATGGGCGACGCAGCGGCGATCGCCCGCACCGACGGCGAGCGCGCGCTGACGGGTGCAGGCGCGGACGCAGGCGCCGACCCGACCGGGCGCGCCTCGCGCGCGAGCGCGCCCGCGAGCGTCGCGGCGACGGTCGCGCTCGTCGCGCTCGTGGCCGCGCTACTCGCCTTCGCGTGGGCGCTCTGGCACTGA
- a CDS encoding amidohydrolase family protein — translation MSPRRAADPAPPGSGASATLLRGVRIWTGSDPGGSDLTSSDHACEREPGFVRIEEGRVVAVGRGEGPADGAEVVELANGFAIPGLIDAHVHIGIDPARGVAAQARQPAHERWLAMTQRARAMLRAGITTARDLGGPDGLELALRDAIARGELAGPRLVCAGQPVTTPGGHCHFWGGEAATDADALRVVDRQLARGADWIKVMATGGVATAGTRPADAQLDAASIARVVARAAASGRRVAAHCHGTAGIRNAALGGVATIEHCSFAGADGFGADLDTASTDAGIPGVAHDRLAEGLAALARYAGLSPAQALRAATSGAARALGLECETGRLAPGLAADVLVLEADPLVDLGALARPLAVFARGQRVALDDASASAEYAAPRAR, via the coding sequence ATGTCGCCGCGTCGCGCCGCCGACCCCGCTCCGCCCGGGTCGGGCGCCAGCGCGACGCTGCTCCGCGGCGTCCGCATCTGGACGGGGAGCGACCCGGGCGGGTCCGATCTCACCTCGAGCGATCACGCCTGCGAGCGCGAGCCCGGATTCGTGCGGATCGAAGAGGGACGGGTCGTCGCGGTCGGGCGCGGCGAGGGCCCGGCCGACGGCGCCGAGGTCGTCGAGCTTGCGAACGGGTTCGCGATCCCCGGGCTGATCGACGCCCACGTCCACATCGGGATCGATCCGGCGCGCGGGGTGGCCGCCCAGGCACGGCAGCCCGCCCACGAGCGCTGGCTCGCCATGACGCAGCGGGCGCGCGCCATGCTGCGGGCCGGTATCACGACGGCGCGCGACCTCGGCGGCCCCGACGGGCTCGAGCTCGCGCTGCGCGACGCGATCGCGCGAGGCGAGCTCGCCGGGCCGCGCCTCGTGTGCGCCGGGCAGCCGGTCACGACACCGGGCGGGCACTGCCACTTCTGGGGAGGCGAGGCGGCGACGGATGCCGACGCGCTGCGCGTCGTCGACCGCCAGCTCGCGCGCGGCGCCGACTGGATCAAGGTGATGGCGACCGGGGGCGTCGCGACCGCGGGAACGCGTCCGGCAGACGCACAGCTCGACGCCGCGTCGATCGCGCGCGTCGTCGCACGCGCCGCGGCGAGCGGGCGGCGCGTCGCCGCTCACTGCCACGGCACCGCGGGCATCCGCAATGCGGCCCTCGGCGGCGTCGCCACGATCGAGCACTGCTCGTTCGCCGGCGCCGACGGCTTCGGCGCCGATCTCGACACGGCGTCGACGGACGCGGGAATCCCGGGCGTCGCGCACGACCGGCTCGCGGAGGGGCTCGCCGCACTCGCGCGCTACGCGGGCCTCTCGCCCGCGCAGGCGCTGCGCGCGGCGACGAGCGGGGCCGCGCGCGCTCTCGGGCTCGAGTGCGAGACGGGCCGGCTCGCGCCGGGACTCGCCGCGGACGTGCTCGTGCTCGAGGCCGACCCGCTCGTCGACCTCGGCGCGCTCGCGCGACCGCTCGCCGTCTTCGCGCGCGGGCAACGCGTCGCGCTCGACGACGCGAGCGCGAGCGCGGAGTACGCCGCGCCGCGCGCGAGGTAG
- a CDS encoding NUDIX hydrolase, with protein MLDALLRTVYRVGYRVMRAWWFVRRPRERGAFVAVWHEGALLLVRNSYRRGETLPCGRIGRGETPRAAARRELHEEVGIDLDESALRDAIDFAIDHDHKREHAWVFEWHAPERPDVRVDRREVVWGGFVAEDELDGRPLVPHVRRYLAWRRQ; from the coding sequence ATGCTCGACGCGCTCCTCCGCACGGTCTACCGCGTCGGCTACCGCGTCATGCGCGCGTGGTGGTTCGTGCGGCGGCCGCGCGAGCGCGGCGCGTTCGTCGCCGTCTGGCACGAGGGCGCCCTCCTGCTCGTGCGCAACTCCTACCGGCGCGGCGAGACGCTGCCGTGCGGCCGCATCGGGCGCGGCGAGACGCCGCGCGCCGCCGCGCGACGCGAGCTGCACGAGGAGGTCGGCATCGACCTCGACGAGAGTGCGCTGCGCGACGCGATCGACTTCGCGATCGACCACGACCACAAGCGCGAGCACGCGTGGGTCTTCGAGTGGCACGCGCCCGAGCGCCCGGACGTGCGCGTCGACCGGCGCGAGGTCGTCTGGGGCGGGTTCGTCGCGGAGGACGAGCTCGACGGCCGCCCTCTCGTGCCGCACGTGCGCCGCTACCTCGCCTGGCGCCGGCAGTAG
- a CDS encoding PilZ domain-containing protein gives MPAPEASWRRRPLIAVHTAPTSLAPSTRKALGALGYELVDVGPAHASRGEPAGAFDAQLVDAQLVDVQLVDAECVDAAAPGAPVVVLGAARAIAARERRPDVAFVRRPAALADLFPVLQTLLEREPRRAPRAPVRFPFRGVHGDRRFVGRVVELSATGCLVELDPAAARPALLEGERLNLEIALPDRVAVRARAECRRVAPGLAGLAFRDVAPTARADIARFVARALAG, from the coding sequence ATGCCTGCTCCTGAAGCCTCCTGGCGGCGCCGCCCGCTCATCGCCGTGCACACTGCTCCGACCTCGCTCGCCCCGTCGACGCGCAAGGCGCTCGGCGCGCTCGGCTACGAGCTCGTCGACGTCGGCCCCGCGCACGCGTCCCGCGGCGAACCCGCGGGCGCCTTCGACGCGCAGCTCGTCGACGCGCAGCTCGTCGACGTGCAGCTCGTCGACGCGGAGTGCGTCGACGCGGCCGCGCCGGGCGCGCCGGTCGTCGTGCTCGGCGCCGCGCGTGCGATCGCCGCGCGCGAGCGGCGGCCCGACGTCGCATTCGTCCGCCGCCCCGCGGCGCTCGCCGACCTCTTCCCCGTCCTGCAGACTCTGCTCGAGCGCGAGCCCCGCCGCGCGCCGCGAGCTCCGGTCCGCTTCCCCTTCCGCGGCGTGCACGGCGACCGACGCTTCGTCGGCCGCGTCGTCGAGCTCTCGGCCACCGGCTGCCTCGTCGAGCTCGATCCGGCGGCGGCGAGGCCCGCGCTGCTCGAGGGAGAGCGGCTCAACCTCGAGATCGCGCTCCCCGACCGCGTCGCCGTGCGCGCGCGCGCCGAGTGCCGGCGCGTCGCGCCGGGCCTCGCGGGGCTCGCGTTCCGCGACGTCGCGCCGACCGCGCGGGCCGACATCGCGCGCTTCGTCGCCCGCGCGCTGGCGGGCTGA